In Streptomyces seoulensis, the following are encoded in one genomic region:
- a CDS encoding ABC transporter ATP-binding protein, translating to MTIIQDSESDFASGEAHTGPLLEVRDLHVEFHTRDGVAKAVNGVNYNVSAGETLAVLGESGSGKSVTAQAIMGILDMPPARIPRGEILFRGQDMLKMSGEDRRKIRGRRIAMIFQDALSSLNPVLSVGYQLGEMFRVHRGLSKKDAKAKAIELMDRVKIPAAASRVDDYPHQFSGGMRQRIMIAMALALEPDLIIADEPTTALDVTVQAQVMDLLAELQREYNMGLILITHDLGVVADVADKIAVMYAGRIVEAAPIHELYKRPAHPYTRGLLDSIPRLDQKGQELYAIKGLPPNLLHIPSGCAFNPRCPKAQDICRTQSPALLPVTEQDGSDVVGRASACHFWKETIHG from the coding sequence GTGACGATCATCCAAGATTCCGAATCCGACTTCGCCTCAGGCGAGGCGCACACCGGACCGCTACTCGAAGTACGCGACCTGCACGTCGAGTTCCACACCCGGGACGGGGTGGCCAAGGCCGTCAACGGTGTCAACTACAACGTGAGCGCGGGCGAGACGCTCGCCGTGCTCGGCGAGTCCGGCTCCGGCAAGTCCGTGACCGCACAGGCGATCATGGGCATCCTCGACATGCCGCCGGCGAGGATCCCGCGGGGAGAGATCCTCTTCCGCGGCCAGGACATGCTGAAGATGTCCGGTGAGGATCGACGCAAGATCCGGGGCCGCCGGATCGCCATGATCTTCCAGGACGCGCTCAGCTCCCTGAACCCGGTGCTGTCCGTCGGCTACCAGCTCGGTGAGATGTTCCGCGTCCACCGGGGCCTGTCCAAGAAGGACGCCAAGGCCAAGGCGATCGAGCTGATGGACCGGGTGAAGATCCCGGCCGCGGCGTCCCGGGTGGACGACTACCCGCACCAGTTCTCGGGCGGTATGCGCCAGCGCATCATGATCGCCATGGCGCTGGCCCTGGAGCCGGACTTGATCATCGCCGACGAGCCGACCACGGCTCTCGACGTGACAGTCCAGGCCCAGGTCATGGACCTGCTTGCGGAGTTGCAGCGCGAGTACAACATGGGTTTGATCCTGATCACCCACGACCTCGGTGTCGTTGCGGACGTCGCCGACAAGATCGCGGTGATGTACGCGGGCCGAATCGTGGAGGCCGCCCCGATCCACGAGCTGTACAAGCGCCCCGCGCACCCGTATACCCGGGGTCTGCTGGACTCGATCCCGCGTCTGGACCAGAAGGGCCAAGAGCTCTACGCGATCAAGGGCCTGCCGCCCAATCTGCTGCACATCCCCAGTGGTTGCGCCTTCAATCCCCGCTGCCCCAAGGCCCAGGACATCTGCCGCACGCAGAGCCCCGCCCTGCTGCCGGTCACAGAACAGGACGGCAGCGACGTGGTCGGCCGCGCCTCGGCGTGCCACTTCTGGAAGGAGACGATCCATGGCTGA
- a CDS encoding ABC transporter ATP-binding protein — MAELSKNDGRQDATPNVSEVEVVDAHSEQEAVAAIETPVESGEPILQVRNLVKHFPLTQGVLFKRQVGAVKAVDGVSFDLYQGETLGIVGESGCGKSTVAKLLMTLERATAGEVFYKGQDITKLSGRALKAVRRNIQMVFQDPYTSLNPRMTVGDIIGEPFDIHPEVAPRGDRRRKVQELLDVVGLNPEYINRYPHQFSGGQRQRIGIARGLALNPEIIICDEPVSALDVSVQAQVINLMERLQDEFNLSYIFIAHDLSIVRHISDRVGVMYLGKMAEIGTDEQIYDHPTHPYTQALLSAVPVPDPEARERRERIILTGDVPSPANPPSGCRFRTRCWKAQDKCADEVPLLAVPERFKSADSPAAHESACHFAEEKDVVHAV, encoded by the coding sequence ATGGCTGAGCTCAGCAAGAACGACGGGCGGCAGGACGCCACGCCGAACGTCTCCGAAGTCGAGGTTGTGGACGCGCACTCCGAGCAGGAGGCGGTCGCCGCCATCGAAACCCCCGTGGAGAGCGGCGAGCCGATCCTGCAGGTGCGCAACCTGGTGAAGCACTTCCCGCTCACCCAGGGCGTCCTCTTCAAGCGCCAGGTCGGTGCGGTCAAGGCTGTCGACGGCGTCTCCTTCGACCTGTACCAGGGCGAGACTCTGGGCATCGTGGGCGAGTCCGGCTGCGGCAAGTCGACGGTGGCCAAGCTCCTGATGACCCTGGAGCGGGCCACGGCGGGAGAGGTCTTCTACAAGGGCCAGGACATCACCAAGCTGTCCGGGCGCGCCCTGAAGGCCGTACGCCGCAACATCCAGATGGTGTTCCAGGACCCGTACACATCGCTCAACCCCCGCATGACGGTGGGCGACATCATCGGCGAGCCCTTCGACATCCATCCCGAGGTGGCCCCCAGGGGCGATCGGCGCCGCAAGGTGCAGGAACTGCTGGATGTCGTCGGTCTCAACCCCGAATACATCAACCGCTATCCGCACCAGTTCTCCGGCGGCCAGCGCCAGCGCATCGGCATCGCCCGCGGCCTTGCGCTCAACCCCGAGATCATCATCTGCGACGAGCCGGTGTCGGCCCTGGACGTCTCGGTGCAGGCCCAGGTCATCAACCTGATGGAGCGACTGCAGGACGAGTTCAACCTCTCCTACATCTTCATCGCGCACGACCTGTCGATCGTCCGGCACATCTCGGACCGCGTGGGCGTGATGTACCTCGGCAAGATGGCCGAGATCGGCACGGACGAGCAGATCTACGACCATCCGACGCACCCTTACACCCAGGCCCTGCTGTCGGCGGTCCCGGTGCCGGATCCGGAGGCCCGCGAGCGCCGCGAGCGGATCATCCTCACCGGTGACGTGCCCTCCCCGGCCAACCCGCCCTCGGGCTGCCGCTTCCGCACCCGTTGCTGGAAAGCCCAGGACAAGTGCGCCGATGAGGTGCCGCTGCTTGCCGTCCCCGAGCGCTTCAAGAGCGCCGACAGCCCGGCGGCCCACGAGTCCGCCTGCCACTTCGCCGAAGAGAAGGACGTGGTCCACGCAGTCTGA
- a CDS encoding ABC transporter ATP-binding protein, with translation MTTPAPALLSARGLHVSFPGRNGDPVARAVDGVELDIRTGETVALVGESGCGKTTLARSLLGLVRPTSGSIRFDGKQLDHSSRALKAYRRRVQLVLQDPSGSLNPRHTVYEAVAEGLRIHGTDGDERDAVAAALSRAGLRPPERFFLRYPHELSGGQRQRVVIAGALVLEPELLVADEPVASLDASVRGEILALLLRLRTELGLASLIVTHDLGLAWNIADRVAVMYLGRIVETGPVEEVLTAPKHPYTQALLSVLPDAPGDPVILTGEAPDPSRIPTGCRFRARCPVLASGEADRAGVAGACRTEDPAVLGAGPEPGVACHWARPRVSG, from the coding sequence ATGACGACGCCCGCTCCGGCGCTGCTGAGCGCGCGGGGACTGCATGTGTCCTTTCCGGGGCGCAACGGTGACCCGGTGGCGCGAGCCGTGGACGGGGTCGAGCTCGACATCCGCACCGGTGAGACGGTCGCCCTGGTCGGTGAGTCCGGGTGCGGCAAGACGACGCTGGCCCGGTCGCTGCTGGGCCTGGTCCGGCCGACCTCGGGCAGCATCCGGTTCGACGGGAAGCAGCTCGACCACTCCTCCCGGGCCCTGAAGGCGTACCGGCGCCGGGTACAGCTCGTGCTCCAGGACCCCAGCGGCTCCCTGAACCCTCGGCACACCGTCTACGAGGCGGTGGCCGAGGGCCTGCGCATCCACGGCACGGACGGCGACGAACGGGACGCGGTCGCCGCCGCTCTGTCCCGGGCGGGACTGCGGCCCCCCGAGCGCTTCTTCCTCCGCTACCCGCACGAACTCTCCGGCGGCCAGCGCCAGCGTGTGGTGATCGCCGGCGCGCTCGTCCTGGAACCCGAACTCCTGGTCGCCGACGAGCCGGTGGCCTCGCTGGACGCGTCGGTGCGCGGTGAGATCCTGGCGCTGCTGCTGAGACTGCGCACCGAACTGGGACTGGCCTCCCTGATCGTCACCCATGACCTCGGCCTGGCATGGAACATCGCCGACCGGGTGGCCGTGATGTACCTCGGCCGGATCGTGGAGACGGGCCCGGTCGAGGAGGTGCTGACCGCCCCCAAGCATCCGTACACCCAGGCCCTGTTGTCCGTCTTGCCGGACGCCCCCGGCGACCCGGTGATCCTCACCGGCGAAGCCCCGGACCCCTCCCGCATCCCCACCGGCTGCCGCTTCCGCGCACGCTGCCCGGTCCTGGCGAGCGGCGAGGCGGACCGGGCGGGGGTCGCGGGCGCCTGCCGCACCGAGGACCCCGCCGTCCTCGGCGCGGGTCCCGAACCCGGGGTGGCCTGCCACTGGGCGCGGCCCCGGGTGTCCGGGTGA
- a CDS encoding ABC transporter ATP-binding protein: protein MTLLDIRDLTVTYPGGAAAVRGVDLSVAAGQKLGIAGESGCGKSTLALAVLRLLPVGTRVSGEILLDGEDVLTMRWGRVRAVRWAGASIVFQGAMHALNPVQRVGEQIAEPVMLHGRATPAAARKRTGELLEQVGLPAARASAYPHELSGGQRQRVMIAMALACDPQLVIADEPTTALDVMVQAQILRLIERLVTDQDVALMMISHDLAILADTCDRLAVMYAGRVVEEGPARVVHEDARHPYAEALSMAFPHIGDPASRFAPRGLPGDPPDPFALPAGCAFHPRCPVVLDECATRDQPLRDVSHGRRAACVHVAATASGRAAGAEDTRSTT, encoded by the coding sequence TTGACCCTCCTCGACATACGCGACCTCACCGTCACCTACCCCGGCGGAGCCGCCGCCGTACGCGGCGTGGACCTCTCGGTGGCGGCCGGCCAGAAGCTGGGTATCGCCGGCGAGTCGGGCTGCGGGAAGTCGACGCTGGCGCTCGCCGTGCTGCGACTGCTGCCTGTCGGGACACGGGTGAGCGGTGAGATCCTCCTCGACGGGGAGGACGTGCTGACGATGCGCTGGGGCCGGGTCCGGGCCGTCCGCTGGGCCGGGGCCTCGATCGTCTTCCAGGGCGCGATGCACGCCCTCAACCCCGTGCAGCGGGTCGGGGAGCAGATCGCCGAGCCGGTCATGCTGCACGGCCGGGCGACCCCCGCGGCGGCCAGGAAGAGGACCGGCGAGCTCCTGGAGCAGGTCGGGCTGCCGGCCGCGCGGGCATCGGCGTATCCGCACGAACTCTCCGGCGGCCAGCGGCAGCGCGTCATGATTGCCATGGCCCTGGCCTGCGACCCGCAGCTGGTCATCGCCGACGAGCCCACCACCGCTCTGGACGTGATGGTTCAGGCGCAGATCCTGCGGCTGATCGAACGGCTCGTCACCGATCAGGACGTCGCTCTGATGATGATCAGTCACGACCTGGCCATACTCGCGGACACCTGTGACCGGCTGGCGGTGATGTACGCCGGGCGGGTCGTAGAAGAGGGGCCGGCCCGCGTTGTGCACGAGGACGCCAGGCACCCCTACGCCGAGGCTCTGTCCATGGCGTTCCCGCACATCGGGGACCCGGCCTCCCGCTTCGCCCCACGGGGTCTGCCCGGTGATCCGCCCGACCCGTTCGCGCTGCCCGCCGGCTGCGCGTTCCATCCGCGCTGCCCGGTCGTGCTGGACGAGTGCGCCACCCGGGATCAGCCGCTGCGCGACGTGTCCCACGGGCGGCGGGCCGCCTGCGTCCACGTGGCGGCGACCGCCTCCGGCCGAGCGGCCGGGGCCGAGGACACGAGGAGCACCACATGA
- a CDS encoding ABC transporter permease: MSTSVAPAGPRALARRRRWRSAKRFWQRYRAHRAGITGLAALVLFAVTALAAPLIVGSDITSVTDAPGAPLEAPSGQFPLGTDRFGRNLLALVIWGARVSLLVGLLAAVLSVAIGAVVGITAGHFRGVYATVLMRVTDWFLVMPTLVLAIALATVMSRSLGTVILAIGVTSWPTTARLVRAQTLAVESRPYIERAKALGGGHWHVMTRHVLPNVMPLILAQTTLMVSSSILSEATLAFLGLGDPTVVSWGGLLQDAREAGAVSAGDWWYLVPPGVAIALVALSFTLCGRAVESALNPRLGASR, translated from the coding sequence ATGAGTACCTCGGTCGCGCCGGCCGGCCCCCGGGCACTCGCCCGCCGACGGCGGTGGCGTTCCGCCAAGCGGTTCTGGCAGCGGTACCGCGCCCACCGTGCCGGTATCACCGGGCTGGCCGCACTCGTCCTGTTCGCGGTGACCGCGCTGGCGGCACCGCTGATCGTCGGCTCGGACATCACGAGCGTCACCGACGCACCGGGCGCCCCGCTGGAGGCGCCCAGCGGCCAATTCCCGCTGGGCACCGACCGGTTCGGGCGCAATCTGCTGGCCCTGGTGATCTGGGGCGCGCGGGTGTCGCTGCTCGTGGGGCTCCTCGCGGCCGTCCTGTCGGTGGCGATCGGCGCGGTGGTCGGCATCACCGCCGGTCACTTCCGCGGTGTGTACGCGACCGTGCTGATGCGTGTCACGGACTGGTTCCTGGTGATGCCGACCCTGGTGCTCGCCATCGCGCTGGCCACCGTCATGTCCCGTTCCCTCGGGACGGTGATCCTCGCCATCGGCGTCACCTCCTGGCCGACGACCGCCCGGCTCGTGCGGGCACAGACGCTGGCCGTGGAGTCACGCCCCTACATAGAGCGGGCCAAGGCGCTGGGGGGCGGCCACTGGCACGTCATGACCCGCCATGTGCTGCCCAATGTCATGCCCCTCATCCTGGCGCAGACCACGCTGATGGTCTCCTCCTCCATCCTCTCCGAGGCGACCCTCGCCTTCCTCGGCCTCGGCGACCCCACCGTCGTCTCGTGGGGCGGGCTGCTCCAGGACGCGCGCGAGGCGGGCGCGGTGAGTGCGGGCGACTGGTGGTATCTGGTGCCGCCCGGCGTGGCGATCGCCCTGGTCGCCCTGTCGTTCACGCTGTGCGGACGTGCCGTGGAGTCCGCGCTCAACCCCAGGCTGGGGGCCTCCCGTTGA
- a CDS encoding ABC transporter permease, with protein MTADTEPTPADTAGPVITGPAAPGPRPRVGAGYVRYGAGKLGGAIVSLLAVLVTGFFLFRLIPGDPVKTMTGGRPVSAEQLAAYRKQFGLDLPLWQQFTDYCGKALTGDLGTSYQFRTPVIDKITEALPNTLLLTGTAFVLYTALGMYLGTRSAWRHGSLGDRVNTGLALTLYSLPSFWLGLLLIIVFSVGLGPVPGLFPTGGMEAGGTGGFARVFDIAHHLVLPVITLVAVEYGQTLLVTRSALLDEMGSDYLTTARAKGLRDDLVRRRHAVPNALLPTVTLVFVNLGRTVAGVILVETVFSWPGLGGLFYQALSVPDLPLVQGLFLFFASAVIVMNTLADLVYPLFDPRVGR; from the coding sequence ATGACCGCTGACACCGAGCCGACACCGGCCGACACCGCGGGCCCGGTCATCACCGGGCCCGCGGCCCCCGGGCCACGGCCCCGGGTGGGGGCCGGCTACGTGCGGTACGGGGCCGGCAAGCTGGGTGGCGCGATCGTCTCCCTGCTCGCCGTCCTCGTCACCGGCTTCTTCCTCTTCCGTCTGATCCCGGGCGACCCGGTCAAGACCATGACCGGCGGCCGGCCCGTCTCGGCGGAGCAACTGGCCGCCTATCGGAAGCAGTTCGGCCTCGACCTGCCGCTGTGGCAGCAGTTCACGGACTACTGCGGCAAGGCACTCACCGGCGATCTCGGCACGTCGTACCAGTTCCGCACGCCGGTCATCGACAAGATCACCGAAGCCCTGCCGAACACCCTGCTGCTGACGGGTACGGCGTTCGTGCTCTACACGGCGCTCGGCATGTACCTGGGTACGCGCTCGGCGTGGCGGCACGGCAGCCTGGGAGACCGGGTGAACACCGGTCTGGCTCTGACCCTGTACTCGCTCCCGTCCTTCTGGCTCGGCCTGCTGCTGATCATCGTGTTCTCCGTGGGCCTGGGCCCCGTGCCAGGTCTGTTCCCCACCGGCGGCATGGAGGCCGGCGGCACGGGGGGCTTCGCGCGGGTTTTCGACATCGCGCACCATCTCGTCCTTCCGGTGATCACACTCGTCGCGGTCGAGTACGGCCAGACCCTGCTGGTCACCCGCTCGGCCCTGCTGGACGAGATGGGCAGCGACTACCTGACGACCGCGCGTGCCAAGGGCCTGCGGGACGATCTGGTGCGCCGTCGGCACGCCGTGCCGAACGCGCTGCTGCCGACCGTCACCCTCGTCTTCGTGAACCTCGGCCGAACCGTCGCCGGAGTGATCCTGGTCGAGACCGTGTTCTCCTGGCCGGGGCTCGGCGGACTCTTCTACCAGGCCCTGAGCGTCCCCGACCTGCCGCTGGTGCAGGGCCTGTTCCTCTTCTTCGCCTCGGCGGTCATCGTCATGAACACACTGGCCGATCTGGTCTACCCCCTGTTCGACCCCCGGGTGGGCCGATGA
- a CDS encoding ABC transporter substrate-binding protein: MALTAGLATPLAPKTQTAEAAPADKVLTVAVAQSVDSLSPFLAVRLVSTSLLRLTYEYLTDYAPEDARPIPGLATSWKPSTDKLTWTYTIRSGTKWSDGQQVTAEDAAWTFNKLMTDEAAATANGSFVTNFRKVSAPSPTKLVIELKKPQATMAALDVPIVPKHIWEKVKDYSKFNNDKNFPVVGDGPFILADYKADSYVRLRANKNFWRGAPKFDELVFKYYKDQDAAVAALRKGEVSFVAGSPSLTPAQAASLEGEKNIRVNDAPGRRFYALAVNPGARSKNGQKFGDGDPSLLDERVRHALFSAVDRKTIVDKVFQGHAVQGQGYIPPRFSSYFWKPAAGQELAYDPAKAARLLDQAGYRTDSAGKRLGKDGKPLTYRVLCHATDPNDKAVGQYLKEWWGKLGIGMTLDCLDNVTDPWLAGKYDLAFDGWSVNPDPDYVLSIHTCGALPATPKDTGATDNFICDKGFDGLYAKQLAEYDPARRAALVKQAESRLYDLGYMNVMAYPNAVEAYRTDRIKSIETMPKAAGNIYGQDGYWSWWSAVPAQSGSSGGQSSTGVIVGVAAGVLVLAGAGFFLARRRRTTADDRE, translated from the coding sequence ATGGCGCTCACCGCCGGCCTCGCCACTCCGCTCGCCCCGAAGACGCAGACGGCGGAGGCCGCCCCCGCCGACAAGGTCCTCACCGTCGCCGTCGCACAGAGCGTCGACTCGCTCAGCCCCTTCCTGGCGGTCCGCCTGGTCAGCACCAGCCTCCTGCGGCTGACCTACGAGTACCTGACGGACTACGCCCCCGAGGACGCCCGCCCGATCCCCGGCCTGGCCACGAGTTGGAAGCCTTCCACCGACAAGCTCACCTGGACGTACACCATCCGCTCCGGCACCAAGTGGTCGGACGGACAGCAGGTGACCGCCGAGGACGCGGCGTGGACCTTCAACAAGCTGATGACGGACGAGGCTGCCGCCACCGCGAACGGCAGCTTCGTCACCAACTTCCGCAAGGTCTCCGCGCCGAGCCCCACCAAGCTGGTCATCGAGCTGAAGAAGCCGCAAGCCACGATGGCCGCCCTTGACGTGCCCATAGTGCCCAAGCACATATGGGAGAAGGTCAAGGATTATTCCAAATTCAACAACGATAAGAACTTCCCCGTCGTCGGCGACGGACCGTTCATACTCGCCGATTACAAGGCCGACAGCTACGTACGGCTGAGGGCGAACAAAAACTTCTGGCGGGGAGCGCCGAAGTTCGACGAACTGGTTTTCAAGTACTACAAGGACCAGGACGCGGCGGTGGCCGCCCTGCGCAAGGGTGAGGTCTCCTTCGTGGCGGGCTCCCCCTCCCTCACTCCCGCCCAGGCGGCCTCCCTCGAGGGCGAGAAGAACATCCGCGTCAACGACGCCCCCGGCCGGCGCTTCTACGCCCTGGCCGTCAACCCCGGCGCCCGGTCGAAGAACGGGCAGAAGTTCGGCGACGGCGACCCGTCCCTGCTGGACGAGCGGGTGCGCCACGCCCTGTTCAGCGCGGTCGACCGCAAGACCATCGTCGACAAGGTCTTCCAGGGGCACGCGGTCCAGGGCCAGGGCTACATACCGCCGCGCTTCTCGAGCTACTTCTGGAAGCCCGCCGCCGGCCAGGAACTCGCCTACGACCCGGCCAAGGCGGCCCGGCTCCTCGATCAGGCGGGCTACCGGACCGACAGCGCCGGGAAACGGCTCGGGAAGGACGGCAAGCCGCTCACCTACCGTGTCCTGTGCCATGCCACCGACCCGAACGACAAGGCGGTCGGGCAGTACCTCAAGGAGTGGTGGGGCAAGCTCGGCATCGGCATGACCCTCGACTGCCTGGACAATGTCACCGACCCCTGGCTCGCCGGCAAGTACGATCTCGCCTTCGACGGCTGGTCGGTCAACCCGGATCCGGACTACGTGCTGTCCATCCACACCTGCGGTGCGCTCCCCGCCACCCCCAAGGACACGGGCGCCACCGACAACTTCATCTGCGACAAGGGTTTTGACGGCCTCTACGCCAAGCAGCTCGCCGAGTACGACCCGGCCCGGCGGGCGGCACTCGTGAAGCAGGCCGAGTCACGGCTGTACGACCTGGGCTACATGAACGTCATGGCGTATCCGAACGCCGTGGAGGCCTACCGCACCGACCGGATCAAGTCGATCGAGACGATGCCCAAGGCAGCGGGCAACATCTATGGCCAGGACGGCTACTGGAGCTGGTGGTCGGCGGTCCCCGCGCAGTCCGGCTCGTCCGGGGGCCAGAGCTCGACCGGCGTGATCGTCGGCGTCGCCGCCGGCGTCCTGGTCCTCGCGGGTGCCGGGTTCTTCCTCGCCCGGCGACGCCGCACCACCGCCGACGACCGTGAGTAG